The following is a genomic window from Mya arenaria isolate MELC-2E11 chromosome 4, ASM2691426v1.
atatgttaattttttaaaaccatataaactttaatatgtaaaataaatatggtaGCAGAAGCCATTGCtcacatacataattatggtaGCAGAAATCCTTGTTCACAAACATAATTATGGCAGCAGAAACCCTTAATCAAACACATAATTATGGTAGCAGAAGCTCTTGTTCACACACATAATTATGGTAGCAGAAACCCTTGTTCACACAAATAATAATGGAAGCAGAAATCCTTGTTCACACACAATTATGGTAGCAGATATCCTTGTTCACACACATAATAGTGGTAGCAGAAACCCTTGTTCACACACATAATAATGGTAGCAGAAACCCTTGTTCACACACATACTTATGGTAGCAGAAACCCTTGTTCACACACATAATAATGGAAGCAGAAACCCTTGTTCACACACATAATAATGGTAGCAGAAACCCTTGTTCACACACATAATTATGGTAGCAGAAACCCTTGTTCACACATATAATAATGGTAGTAGAAACCCTTGTTCACACACATAATAATAGTAGCAGAAATCCTTGTTCTCACATAATAATGGTAGCAGAAATCCTTGTTCACACACATAATTATGGTAACCAAAACCCTTACCCCGACTCATATCTTCAACTGTGTATCTGGTTGGTGTGGTGAATGTGGTTAGATAAACATGATGGGCTTcctaatattataacatgtaccTGGTAAGCCTGGTTGGAGGGCATAGATACATATGGTGGGCTTCTTATTGATAACACATGTATCTGGTAAGCTTGGTGGGAGTTGGAAGAAGAACAGGGTGGGCCTCCTATCGATATCACATGTATCTAGTTAGCTTGGTGGGAGGCAGTAGATAAGTATGGTGGGCCTCCTATCGATATCACATGTAGCTGGTTAGTTTGGTGGGAGGCAGTAGATAAATATGGTGGACTTCCTATCGATATCACATGTATCTGGTTAACTTGGTGGGAGGCAGTATATAAGTATGGTGGGCCTCCTATCGATATCACATGTATCTGGTTGGCTTGGTGGGAGGCAGTAGATAAGTATGGTGGACTTCCTATCGATATCACATGTACCTGGTTAACTTGGTGGGAGGCAGTATATAAGTATGGTGGGCCTCCTATCGATATCACATGTATCTGGTTGGCTTGGTGGGAGGCAGTAGATAAGTATGGTGGACTTCCTATCGATATCACATGTATCTGGTTAACTTGGTGGGAGGCAGTATATAAGTATGGTGGGCCTCCTATCGATATCACATGTATCTGGTTGGCTTGGTGGGAGGCAGTAGATAAGTATGGTGGACTTCCTATCGATATCACATGTACCTGGTTAACTTGGTGGGAGGCAGTATATAAGTATGGTGGGCCTCCTTTTGATATCACATGTATCTAGTTAACTTGGTGGGAGGCAGTATATAAGTATGGTGGGCCTCCTATCGATATCACATGTATCTGGTTAACTTGGTGGGAGGCAGTATATAAGTATGGTGGGTTTCCTATTGATGTCATATGTAACTGGTTTGCTTGGTGGGAGGCGGTAGATAAATATGGTGGGCTTCTTATCGATATCACATGTAGCTGGTTAGTTTGGTGGGAGGCAGTAGATAAATATGGTGGGCTTCCTATCGATATCGCATGTATCTAGTTAGCTTGGTGGGAGGCAGTAGATAAATATGGTGGGCTTCCTATCGATATCACATGTATCTGGTTGGCTTGGTAGGAGTGGCTAGACAGTCCTGGAGTCCTTTAGGTAATTCCCGTTGGTGGACACGGTGAGCATGCTTTAGGACACTTTCCCTTGTGTGAAAGCGGACAGGACCCTGAAATGTTAACATTAGAGTGGTTAGTTTTGTAGAGATAGAACTCAAATACTTATGCTTACATTCACAGTTTTCCATATGCATTGTAAAAGTAATCGTAAATCCCTCTAGTATTCATTAAGCTTCTTTGTGAAAATTTCAGAACAAATTTTTGAACAACCTTTTCTTTTCATCATATTAATTCAAATAGTTATTATATggaactttttaattttttggtgtaaaaacattgtaatttttctaaaaattcaactaagaaaaaaacatttttaaatatgtttaaaatttaagatgTTTCAGAACCTTTaccaaattttaaaacagttataattataGGAAGCATTTTCTATCAGCTAATAACTGATAATATCATACTAATAGTATTCACTACTGttaataatctttaaaataGTAAGCACCGAGGGTAGTTTTCTTCGAGTGACAATTCCATCTCCAACATTTAGAGCCTCCTTTGTTCCCAGTGATCCAAGATTCGTCTTTCGTTTTTTCAATGGTGAACAACCACCAGCACCAACACTGTGTTTCTCTTGCTTATTAACATTCCTGTTTCTCAGTTTATATTTTCTCACTGGACTGCTTCTGAAGTTTGGTCTTCCATTTGGCAAAAGCTTCTTCCCAGTGCATTTTCTTACTTCTTCCATGTTTATATGTGCAATATTTTGTTCTAAGAGTTGAGATTGACCACTCGGAGTACTTGTCGTAAACTTCATTGAATTATAATTTTCCTTCCCTCTGATATCCATCTGATCTTCGGAATAATTTTCCAATGATCCATCAGAGGTCAAACTCTGCATCAGGGAGCCATCATCTGATGAAAGTCCACTACTGATGTCAGACTGACCAGTTGACCCTCCAGACAGTTCACCCTTTTTCCTTGACCGCCTGCTGCCCGGCGATGTCCGCTTCCTGTCCATTATTGGCTTCCATGTTGCTTTCTTAACCTTACGATCTTTCTTTGCTTTCTCTTTCCTTAGTTTCATGAATTTAAGTCTTGCACAGTGCATCCTGATGCCtggaaaacaaattaaaacttaaaGTTTATACCTGAATTAATATTCACTTGGTTTAacctgtatttattttatataataatacaaccATGAACATTGAAACAGATAAATAAGAGGGAAAAAAATGAGAATCTCCATTCTGATAACATTGAATCGACCAAAGCACAACGAATGTTATAGTTTCTTTGGTGGAGTATaatgaatatgtaaaaaatatgagATAATTGGAGAGAGAGGAACATGAAGAGAGCCAGAGTCAGTGACTTTGTGAGAGTGGACAGAGAGACAGTAGTCACCCATGGTAAACAGAGACAGTGAGATGTTCCCTTGTCAGTCTGGATGTAACGCTTAAAGCTTTTTGTACttaatatacaaacatgaacatttatgtgtttaaatatgttCTTGTTGTTTTCTGATGGTGGCTGTTTATCAATGAACAGCAAGACTTGACATTGGACCAGAAAGCAGGGATTGAGGCTGTAAAggacaattgaataaatatttatgagtgTCCATGATTTCtctacaggtacactacagaCTGTCAATAATGTTGTATGAAAACAGTTGTTTGTGTAACAAGCTACAGTGCATATGGTGTTGGGCATGTTGAATAGAAATTCCCGGATTAGTCCGGTTGTTTTTATTGAGAGCATGTTTAAAAGAACAGAGTGATTGTAATTTTCTGGTTTATTCTGTCAAGAAGTGTCATGCTTATATGGTAGAAGGTAATGAAAAATTCAAGAAATGTAACATGTTACACAGAATGTAATGAAAGTTGTGAGAGATTCTTAGTCTATATGATGTTACATCTCAAACAGGTTACGGGCTATATGTCGTCAGTGTGGAAACAGTTGAGAAAGTGAAATGCCATTCTGTTGGGAGTTCAAAAAGCTTTCAAGTTATCACAGaagacaacttttatatttccTACATTGAGAgcttgaaaaatatatgacagATGGATGTTAATTTAGTGACTGTTATTTGGGATGATTTCACACTAAAATGACATTAAGAGTTATTTTCTGCAAAATGGCGCTGGATAGGAATTTGTAGATAATTATTTCTAGAATCTGCTGGTGATGATAGGTTTGTAGTTTCCACCATCTTGGAATCATTTTCCATTAAGATGCCACATACAAGCACAAGCTCTACTGATTAGGGACTCTGCTACTTTGAAGGTCCAGACAAGAGGCTTTACcggtgtgtgtataccacatgataaattacatcatatatgctacgtcagaaggcaacattttgcttaaaataaagacttaaatcaaagataacttttcttttactacactagtttaaataaaacaaagggcagtctatgctgcttaaagagccccggcttcgttttattaccgaagtttgatgaggtgattagtttcatcaaacactttgacaaacctgtttccaaaataatgttttgacagtgctccgtcagacggccgtattttgaaaaggttttttgaagtgttttaagaaactaaactctcaatcaaactctggtaaaagaccgaaggtggggctccatcagcggcatagactgcgctatttttcatttaaaatggtgaagaaataatgaagttatctttgtttaaagtcttcattcgaagcaaaatattgccttccaactttgtatttatgacgcaatttatcacatggtatacacacactgttaacTGTGTTTGAGAATGCAAAGAGCATCACACACTTCCTGTGTGGAGTTCTATTGCTGATGGATAACAAAGGGAAAACTGCATCATTGTCAATATCCAGAAGATGTGCATTGGAGCAGCCTGAACTACTTTCAGACTGAAAAACAAGTATTCAAGATTTTAGCTTTTTtcatcttatttattttattgttgattatTAATGGTgggatattttatttattgtttgttgacgGAGTGAAGTGCCTAAAGAATTTCCAGAAGTCTGTATCATGTTGTTGGTCATGCAATGCagatgtaattttttttaaagtaacttTCATTTGAGTTTAAATACTAACTTGCTCAGTGGTCGAAATAAACACacgcccgcaagccctgcacttgtAAAATGTggtccgggcttgctcaaattttggattttaaatagCAAGTCTAGTTGAAAAGTTTGATGCTAAGCAATTATATAAGAATTCGGGcatgttcatccaaaagtctaatttcgatgactgcttGCTTAGATATGTGTtccaatacaatattttttttatttgttaactaAAGAGTAGCAAAACAGTTATTGAAATGTTGAAGTGTTAATCTTTGGggttttgtttattcaagtgaTTTCAGcatatcaataacaattaaagcctttttaatacttttaaccTTTCATTctattgatatatacattagTCACTTACATTTCTGTACAATCATTATTGCATTTATCCTGTGCCTGTGGAGGTATTTTCTCCATGCTTTCTGTATCAGACGGGCAGCCATGTTTCTTCTAATGGCTACAAGTCTGTTAGACATGACATGGTGTCTCCATACTCGCTGTATGAGAGAGGCCTTGTTGAACAGAATGTCATATCTTGTCTTTTCTAATCTATCAACCTGGAACACATTATGTTTGTAGTTTATTTCATTACGGTATATAAGACTTAGgtaatgaaacacattttgaagGTTAAACAAAAGTATCAAAAAGTGATGACAATGCTGATCAGCttgttttaagtttataaaaaagGGGCAAAACTTGACATGTGATTCATCCATaattatgtgtacatgtattgtcacTGTTATCACGTGCTTGATAAGAAATTTCTTGAACGGTTTGTAAGTTCTGACCAAGGTAATAGTTTAGCATGATGCCAATAATTATGACCTACAAGGGCTAAACTGTTGACCACCCTTTAAGGACTTAACTTTTGaccatacatgtaaatcaacAGAATGATCAATAAAGAAATCATCTTACCAAGCCAAACTGACTACTGAAGTTGGCGAATAAAACcccccattattttttttccatttgagCATATTCATCTTCAGACAATATTGTATTAAGTACAAGTTTTCTAAAACACAAAACTGTTACAGTGTGCAATTACCTGGTGTTGATGCATGAAGATCTTGGTGTTTCCAAACTGGCCGATGTGACATCCATCTACGAACAGCATCTCCATCACAGCCACACAGCATCGTCGAGTGTGGTCCACAAAAGTCACCCCTGAGCACAGGCAAACtctcataattatcattataagCAAATATTGAACTCCTGAGGTTctacaattttgaaaagtatACAAATTCTTTTAGAACAATTACAGTTAAATGTTTAGTGCATTAAGAAATGGTATGAATGGTCTACTCAGACTTTTATGGATTTTATATAGTTAACAGTATCTACAGCACATGGTCTCTTTATATTCAGATaccaaataattttcatttattatttacacaGCCTTCTAAAATAAAGTAACTACAGTATGAGAAAACCAGTCAGTGCTTATACCCGCCCTCCTCCGGGACTTTCTCCTGGGTGTTGAAGGCGAGTCGGTTGAAGCCTTATTCTGCTTGCTGGTTGCAGGGCTGTCAAAAGACAGGGGTGTGGAACCAAGAGGTTTCTTAGGGGCCGGTGAGTTGCGCAGGATCAGGCCATAACGATGAAGAAAACTGATGTATGTCATTCTGAAAATATACAGGGTAAAACTTTGACCACACTGGTGGTAACAGTAACAGAAATGGCTGAAAATTTGGTCCCAAAACtgttaatttcttttaataatttcggtccaaaacaGATAAGTCAGTAAAAAGgtataaatttaattatagTACACAAACATTGTTTGTCATTCAAAATCACCAAATAAACAGGGGACATCCTTGAGGGTGATTTAGGCGCTAACTTTGGGCTGTGTTAATTGACTTTGCTGTTTTATTACATCACTTTATCATTTGAGCCATAATCATTTGAGGATGTCATTGTTACTCTGCAAAAGCCATAAAATTCCAAATTAATTAACTCAGTGGTGCCCTAATTATAGGATTTCATCAGCAACATGCTTGATTAACTGCAGAGACTGAATCAATATCATGGACACTGCTAAGTATGAattatgatgtattttatgagGGTGAGTCTATAAAGAAGCATCAGTACCTGACAGGGAAGCCAAGGCTGCTGATCTTCACTGTCTCAATGATCCCTGCAGCCAGAAGCTGGAAATGAACAAACTGGCGGTCAAACCTCCCGGCCACGCTCTCCCTATTTGGCTTGATACACCGTATGTAGTGGACGTCTGATGCATCTAGGGAAGACATGAGGCTGTCCATGGCAGCCTTGAACTTTCCCAGTACTGTTTTCTTCCGCCGACCTGAACCTTCGTCCACTGTGAAATCTGTGAAAAGCCCTGACACAAACTCGTTGGTGCTGCTCGCTAACAAGGACACCAATTCCTGCAACAACAAACTCTCAATTAAACATGATGCAAGTATCAAATATGGCTTATGGAGTTAAAAGACATTAGTGAAGATTCTTGATGAAGCAGATAATCAGTTATAAGAAAATTTGAATGCACCAAtacacatttgaaaaacaaaggCATACTGTACCTATTTTTAGAAATCATACAAAATTAATGACTCATCGAAATTATATTGAAACTACCTGTGGGATGTTGTCCCTATTTTTAGCAGACAGCTGTTCCACGGTGTATGTAACATCTCCGGCGTAGTGCTCCACAGTGAAGGCCGGGTCCCTCAAGTGGCTGCGTGGCTTTTTCACACACACAGTGGATTTACTCAGGGATAGAAGGCGCTCAGACAGCAGccgtgtgtctgtctgtctgttgaGCTGCACATCCTGCCATTATGTATACAGACAGAAGCATGATTCCCAAGTATACATAAATCACACAAAATCACAGTTTCCTGCAGTGGTAATATTACCAGAAAAATACACAGTTCCAAAGCATGCAAAGATGAATGCTTATACATATACCTTATTTAATTAAGAGGTATTACCGAACAATTAAAAGAGGAAATGGGACTTGAACAACATGTAGAAtgccattttaaatatatgtactcCTTGTTTCAATAAGATAGATAATATAGTGATATTATCAAAAGTGATGCGTACCTCATTGAGTACTGAGAAGACACTGGAAGGGCCATGCAGAGCCTGTAGACAGGGTTTGTTGTCCACATAGGCCAGGGGCTGCCACTGTATCCCCTCTCCCTCATAATCCAGCTGTGTAATACATGGAAATGAATGGGCTATGAAAGTCATAACAAAAGGCTGACATGGTCAAACAAACTTGTCTTAGATATAAGCATTGCTACCAAATTTGATAAGCTTAAGATGAATGTTGCTTAAGTTGGAGAGTGTGCAGGTCTGGTCAATTTTAGAAAATTCGCTTTAATATTAAgattaacaagcattttcagtgaaaagatatcccccgccaatgatggcttgtttgtgcttgatggcttgtttatgcttgaaggttaaaaaaaatctcagaaagaataagataagcacattggtttatccctttccgagccaaattataaaatatcgaccgggactactttatgataaaaaattttaacgaaataaatcagagggatgattaaataaaactgtcttttcCGAAACTGCTTACTCGGAAACatcaatcattgcaaaatagtactcaatagttgagataaaaatgtagcCGTAGAAATTCACCGAAGAAGTTCATTGCAGGATGTTGGTTcatataacattcaagtttcattaaattctagcagctagttactgagaaacggatgcaaacaatgattttttaataaatcaagggcaataactctaaggaaaattgaccaatccaaaagaaaaatagacaggcatcatcacagtatgttggttcttatttattccaagtgtcatgaaattctaccagctagttgcatagaaaaggctgcaaacatggatcttttaataaatcaagggcaaataactcatatagaaattacacaatccaaaatataaataaacaggcatcatcgcagtatgttggttcatatttgtttcaagtttcaagaatttctaccaactagttacggagaaatggctgtaaatgagagtttttcaaaaatcaagggcaataactccaagtacaattgaccaatccaaaaaaaaaatgaacaggcatcatcccagtatagtaattcatatttattttaagtttcatgaaattctgccagctagtgactgagaaatggctgtgaatgtgcatttttcaaaaaatcaagggcaacaactccaaggacaattgaccaatcaaaattttttttggacgggcatcattccagtatagtggttcatatttattttaagttccATGAAATTCTACCgcctagttactgagaaaatgcaggtgacggacggacggaaggacggacggacaacgccatttcaatatcccctccctatttcataggcgggggataattaAATAGTGTGACCTGGCTGATTAACTTGTTTGGGATAGTATTCTTAGTAATAATGTTTacattaagttttaaaaagataGCAAAGAAAGTGTGCAGAAATGTGAATGATCTCAAATTCATCAATACTCTAAATAACAATGTTTGACCAGTGGTTGTATGCAATTTTCTTACTGAAAACTTTATATTTCAAGATTACAATGCCCACAACTGTGGCTGGCTTTGTGTTTGAATATTGGGTACAAATCATATTCATTCCATGTTATGGTCAGCTCAGCATCCCGACTTGAACCTATTTGAGAACTGTTAGTTAGACTAAAACTTGCACTCAGAGTACTGGGTAGTTAAGGCAGGCCAACACAACTAATTAATTTGTAATATGCATTTCGTACCCTGATTTTGTACAAAAATCGTACCTTTGATTGGTTGTtagaaaaacttaaaataatgcaGCCAATATCCTTACAACAGATTTATGCAGAtggttaatgttttattcaccAAATTGGCAGCAAAGGTTAACATACAATCACATTTTAAACATCAGGGGCATTCAGGGCCATTAGTTGcattttgtttagaaatatcaCTTGGTTTAAAAGGACCTTAGGTGAGCTGTACAATCTAGAAATCAAGAATGCTCGAGAAAGTCAAGCGATAAAAATTCAACATTCATGTCCCACTAAACTTATACAAAACGTGTTACAAGGTTGATTCTTTTCAGCGTTTGTTAATGTGTATTGCAAAGTAAAAACACtatatgtaaaacaacaattaaaaacgGCTTATATAATTGAGCTTATGTCTAATGAAGAGGTTGTTCCAAGCTATTAACTTTTTGCATTCAATCAGCGATGTTTATGTAGCAATtgatatgtaaaacatttaattaagttgatatttatgaaaacaaatagtTATGAAGTAACACTGTTTGAATTGATGatgtcacatatttttttttgaaataggGTGCACTGTTCAAATTAGttcatatttcaaatcaaatatatatatataatttatgcaataaGTGTGAAAATACACATAATCTCGAGCGTGAACATTAGTTGACAccttttaaatgtgtttatgcCCTCATGCTTGGCAATCTAGCATAAACACATTTTGCAGGCATCTACAGATGAACACAACCtcaaactagaaatgtgtccataggacacggatgcccccacttcgattttttgtcacagaaaataagccataatgattattcaggataatctgcacaagggcaaatccttttcaaaaattagatcggataagatattttttaagtattgttgggaaataaagggccctaactcctaaatgattaaagcgatttccatggctatcgaacttgatcaaggtattatggtcacaaacatgtgttaaaagtttggtgaggattggacaaacagttttcaagaattagatcggaaacaatcttcgggacgtatttttcaagtctttttttgcaaataaagggccgtaactcctaaatgacaaaagcgatttccatggctatcgaacttgatcaagatattatggtcacaatcatgtatgtaaagtttggtgaggattggacacatactttttaagaattagattggaaacatatatttttgaagtatttttggcaaaaaagggccgtaactcctaaatgactaaagcgatttccatgactatcgaacttgatgaagatattatggtcacaaacatgtgtttaaagtttggtgaggattggacaaacggttttcaagaattagatcggaaacaatcttcgggacgtacgtacgtacagacagacagacagacgtacgtacggacaagggcaaccctatatgccgccactttgtgggggcataataaatgtattgtacCTATAGTGCAGTCTAAATCTATTCTCCAAATTATACACATTCTTATCCTTGCTGCAGTTTTCAATcatttcaacaaatactaaagGTTGGCTACAGGCCACGTGACATTTGGTAAGGTTGTATGTATTTAATAGAAGTGTTACTTGAAGGTCTCTGAGGAATATGGAGACATAGTGCTGTTGGAGCCGCTCGTTAGCATAGTTGATACACAGCTGTTCTAGGCTGTTCCGTTCAAATGCCTCAAACCCATAGATGTCCAGGATTCC
Proteins encoded in this region:
- the LOC128232075 gene encoding unconventional myosin-XIX-like translates to MVDKKSAVVPGVRVYVQDKHHVWRLATVTKTNTILCTVIVTGTNEEREVKCDSVLPGSDQDLLCVEGLTQLTPINQASVLSCLHARFSGVQFYTGAGSTVVAVNPFQDVPHMYTEDRIHAYCQQGEDSPHVYRTAGEAYRRVSQGLGKVDQCIIVSGESGSGKTVSAKHLLRYLTSVSNPLSSDDSNSSLSSIEQRILDSNPVLEAFGNAATQRNNNSSRFGKYIQLHFNRCGVMQGAEIHTYLLEKTRVVHQSPGESNFHIFYQIMNSLERGGEGQQQEPLRGVRRDTFRTLPHGVPGHTHHDLEDTLHAMTDMGLSKQLQQHVISLLVAILYVGNIVISPIEEDLCELLSDKVSQEAVEHSARLLGVDQPCLTHVLLYRNIQSGGPSRRSVFIKPIPEREANSRRDCLATLLYSRLFEWLVGFINRQIKPETFDHTLGILDIYGFEAFERNSLEQLCINYANERLQQHYVSIFLRDLQLDYEGEGIQWQPLAYVDNKPCLQALHGPSSVFSVLNEDVQLNRQTDTRLLSERLLSLSKSTVCVKKPRSHLRDPAFTVEHYAGDVTYTVEQLSAKNRDNIPQELVSLLASSTNEFVSGLFTDFTVDEGSGRRKKTVLGKFKAAMDSLMSSLDASDVHYIRCIKPNRESVAGRFDRQFVHFQLLAAGIIETVKISSLGFPVRMTYISFLHRYGLILRNSPAPKKPLGSTPLSFDSPATSKQNKASTDSPSTPRRKSRRRAGVTFVDHTRRCCVAVMEMLFVDGCHIGQFGNTKIFMHQHQVDRLEKTRYDILFNKASLIQRVWRHHVMSNRLVAIRRNMAARLIQKAWRKYLHRHRINAIMIVQKCIRMHCARLKFMKLRKEKAKKDRKVKKATWKPIMDRKRTSPGSRRSRKKGELSGGSTGQSDISSGLSSDDGSLMQSLTSDGSLENYSEDQMDIRGKENYNSMKFTTSTPSGQSQLLEQNIAHINMEEVRKCTGKKLLPNGRPNFRSSPVRKYKLRNRNVNKQEKHSVGAGGCSPLKKRKTNLGSLGTKEALNVGDGIVTRRKLPSGPVRFHTRESVLKHAHRVHQRELPKGLQDCLATPTKPTRYM